A stretch of the Gossypium hirsutum isolate 1008001.06 chromosome D07, Gossypium_hirsutum_v2.1, whole genome shotgun sequence genome encodes the following:
- the LOC107936743 gene encoding transcription factor EMB1444, whose amino-acid sequence MGSSTTSSGLYQILRSLCLNTEWKYAVFWKLKHRARMVLTLEDAYYDNHDQRGPSENNCFRDTLQNLHTGCYSHDPLGLAVANMSYHVYSLGEGIVGQMAVSGKHQWIFADEYVNSSCSSFEFRDGWQSQFEAGIRTIVVVAVVPQGVVQLGSLNKVVEDVKLVSHIRDIFFALQDSSVGHIANPIECSMKSSVFEPELHTKLLDSEIISLDKAVDKEGPDFLLPEFSHHQKWSDSSFVFPLSSNPKKGLELSAAGRDESAKLLAPRSNVSNLEHLNQLGRNLINNVVCKGETSGWKSARMGPENVYTSHPVVGSTTCGSNFLQPAVSDTVKLGGLKSYQNEVLDIPESSDVKFLKDLKFGNLNDLSDLDSINTSSKFSAGYELYEALGPAFLRKSIYTDWQVEKTEAGIEMLEGMSSSQVTFESGSENLLEAVVANVCHSGSDIKCERSFCRSAPSLVTTVNTPDLSSQTNFTISSAGYSINQSSLVENNTQQFLNSSKLCGAMSSNGFSSAGPSNCSEQLERSSEPAKNNKKRARPGENPRPRPRDRQLIQDRIKELRELVPNGAKCSIDSLLERTIKHMVFLQGITKHADKLSKCAESKMHHKEAGMLGSSNYEQGSSWAVEVGSHLKVCSIVVENINKNGQMLVELLCEECSHFLEIAEAIRSLGLTILKGVTEAHGEKTWICFVVEGQNRVMHRMDILWSLVQILQSKATS is encoded by the exons ATGGGTAGCAGTACAACTAGCAGTGGATTGTACCAGATACTGAGAAGTCTCTGTCTCAATACTGAGTGGAAATACGCCGTTTTTTGGAAGCTTAAGCATCGAGCTCGAAT GGTGCTGACTTTGGAGGATGCATACTACGACAATCATGACCAACGTGGTCCTTCTGAGAATAACTGTTTCCGAGATACATTACAAAACTTGCACACAGGATGTTATTCACATGACCCCCTTGGTTTAGCAGTGGCAAATATGTCTTATCATGTATATTCACTAGGGGAAGG GATTGTTGGACAGATGGCAGTTTCTGGAAAGCATCAGTGGATATTTGCGGATGAGTATGTTAACAGCTCCTGCTCATCATTTGAG ttCCGTGATGGTTGGCAAAGTCAATTTGAAGCAGGGATCAGG ACCATTGTTGTTGTTGCTGTTGTTCCACAGGGAGTTGTGCAGCTTGGCTCCTTAAATAAA GTAGTTGAGGATGTGAAGCTTGTGAGTCACATCAGAGATATTTTTTTTGCTCTTCAAGATTCTTCTGTAGGGCATATTGCCAACCCGATAGAATGTAGCATGAAGAGTTCAGTTTTTGAG CCCGAATTACATACAAAACTATTAGATTCAGAAATTATTTCTTTAGATAAAGCTGTAGACAAAGAAGGGCCAGATTTTTTGTTGCCTGAGTTTTCACATCACCAAAAATGGAGTGATAGTTCATTTGTTTTTCCACTGTCCAGTAATCCTAAGAAAGGGCTTGAGCTATCCGCAGCAGGGCGTGATGAGAGTGCTAAATTGCTGGCGCCAAGATCAAATGTTTCCAACTTGGAGCATCTAAATCAGTTGGGGAGGAATCTGATAAACAATGTGGTATGCAAAGGGGAGACTAGTGGGTGGAAAAGTGCACGAATGGGACCAGAAAATGTTTACACAAGCCATCCTGTTGTGGGTAGTACAACCTGCGGCTCAAACTTCCTTCAACCTGCAGTTAGTGATACTGTTAAGTTGGGTGGTTTGAAATCTTATCAAAATGAAGTGTTGGACATTCCTGAATCTTCAGATGTAAAATTTCTAAAGGACCTGAAGTTTGGGAATCTAAATGATTTAAGTGACTTGGACTCTATAAACACCTCCTCAAAGTTTTCTGCTGGTTATGAGCTTTACGAAGCACTTGGACCAGCTTTTCTGAGAAAGAGTATCTATACTGATTGGCAGGTAGAAAAAACAGAAGCTGGAATTGAAATGCTAGAGGGAATGAGCAGCAGCCAAGTAACTTTCGAATCTGGTTCAGAGAATCTCCTAGAAGCTGTAGTGGCAAATGTTTGCCATAGCGGCAGCGATATCAAATGTGAGAGATCATTTTGCAGATCAGCACCATCATTGGTGACTACTGTAAATACACCTGATCTTTCAAGCCAAACAAATTTTACTATTAGTTCAGCAGGCTATTCAATTAATCAGTCTTCTCTAGTGGAAAATAACACACAGCAATTCCTGAATTCGTCAAAGTTATGTGGTGCAATGTCTTCAAATGGGTTTTCTTCTGCTGGCCCTAGCAACTGCAGTGAGCAGTTAGAGAGGTCTTCAGAGCCAGCTAAGAACAATAAAAAGAGGGCTAGACCTGGTGAAAATCCCAGGCCTAGGCCAAGGGACAGACAACTCATTCAAGATCGTATTAAGGAGCTAAGGGAGCTTGTGCCAAATGGAGCAAAG TGCAGTATTGATTCATTGCTGGAGCGCACAATCAAGCACATGGTCTTTCTGCAAGGCATCACAAAGCATGCTGACAAGCTCAGTAAATGTGCTGAATCAAAG ATGCATCACAAGGAAGCTGGCATGCTTGGATCATCCAATTATGAACAAGGTTCAAGCTGGGCAGTGGAAGTGGGAAGCCATCTAAAAGTTTGCTCAATAGTAGTGGAGAATATAAACAAAAATGGGCAGATGCTTGTAGAG CTGTTGTGTGAGGAATGTAGTCATTTTCTTGAGATAGCGGAAGCCATCAGGAGCTTGGGCCTGACAATTTTAAAGGGGGTTACAGAAGCACATGGTGAGAAGACTTGGATATGTTTCGTGGTTGAG GGACAGAACAGAGTTATGCATAGAATGGATATCTTATGGTCGCTTGTGCAAATTCTGCAATCCAAGGCTACAAGCTAG